GGACGGTGAACGCCGCTCCGAGAACGAGCACCGAGATCGGGATCGACCTGCCTCCGCTCAGAGACACGCCAGCCAGGGCGGCCAACGTGCCGGCCCCGGCCAGCACCACACGGCGGGCCTCCTGGATCCCGGCGTGCCGCCACATCTCCCCGTACAGACCCCCGATCCAGTTCGCGACCAGATGGGCCGCCACCGCAGCGGGCAGGAACCAGTGGAAGGCCTCTCCGTAGTGGGCGGGGATCTGTCCGTCGAAGCGGATGGCGAGGATCGTGGTGTAGGAGACCGCCGCCGCCAGGCCGTCGAACACCGCCAGGACGAGGTCCGCCCGCAGGCGCACGGACCGGGCCGCCAGGGCGGCCGCCAGCTCTCGTGAGCTGTGCCCACCCCGGGACCGCAGGCTCACCGGCACGTTCCGGCCGGGGTAGGCAGGAGCTCGGTCCAGCCGCTGGTCACCGCCAGCGCCGTTGCCTCGAGGCGCGAATGCACCCCGAGCTTGCCTATCAGGTTCTGGATGTGGGTGCGTGACGTCTCGGGTGAGATCCCCATTTCGGCGGCGATGGTGTCGCGGTCGCAGCCGGCCACGAGCAGGCCCAGCACCTCCTTCTCGCGCCCGGTCAGGTCGATGAATCGCTGCAGCGACCGGTGAGCGGCCCGCCGTCGGACGATGAGGTCGCGGAGCAGCGATCCGAGCAGCAGTGGGGGCACCACCGTCTCCCCGCGGTGAATGCGCCGCATCGCCGAGACCAGCTTGTCGATGCCGCCGCCGAACGTGACGTAGCCGTCGGCGCCGGCTTCGACCGCCTCGAGCAGGAGCGCCGGTTCCTCCCGGTCGGCCAGGACCAGGACGTGGGTGCCGTCGACGGTGCGCTTGATCTGCTCACAGGCCGCCACGGCGGACAGGCGGGGCAGACTCGGGCGCAGGACCACGATGTCGGGGGCGGTCCGCTGCGCGTCGAGGACCGCATGCCGTCCGTCACCGGTCGCGGCGACGACGGTCAGGTCCGGCTCCGCTGCGAGGGTGTCGGCCAGGCACTCGCGCATCAGGAGATGCTCGTGGGTCACCAGCACGGTCGTGGCCGGGCTCACTGGCGCTCCCCATTACCCGCGTCGGCCACCGCGCCGGGAGCGGGCCGAAGTCCCGCCTGCAGCGCCACGGCAACGGCCTCCAAGCGGGTGTGGACGCCCAGCTTCCCGAAGATGTTCTGGAGGTGTGTGCGGACGGTGTGCCGGGAGATGCCGAGCCGCATGGCGATCCCGGCGGCGGTGACGCCCGACATGAGCTCTCGGAGCACCTCGAGTTCACGCGGCGTCAGCTCGCTCGTGGGGGGAGGGGACGCCTCGGTCGTCCCCGCGGGACGCAGACGCCTAGCGGCGGCCTGGGCAGCCGTGCGCTCACCGTTCAGGACCGCGGCCAGATCGTCCAGCGACACGTACGGTGCGAGGCGTTCGGCGCGGTCGGCGTTGGCCTGCGCGTGGTGGCCCTCGGATGTGTCGAGCAACAGCAGGCGGACGTCGGGCAGCCGGCTCCGTAGTTCAGCAACGTCGACGCTGTGGTCGATGATGATGGTGCCGACCGCCTGCCCTTGGACCTCGTCGGCCACCCGTGCGGGGTCGGACGGACCGGCGATGACACGAAAGCCGCGGCTGCGGAGGGCGGCCACCAGCGTGCCACGCGTGAGCGGCTGAGCCACCGCCACCATGACCGGCCGGGTCGCCGCCTGCGGATCCGGATCGCCCTTCGCCGCCAGCGGCGCCGCTGTCGAACGCCTGCCTGGGGTCACCGCGCTCGGTCCCCTCCATCGACTCTACTCAGCGTCAGCCGTTGCCAGGGTGACAGCGCCGTACTGGGCGGAGCAGTGACATCCGTCCCGCTGGGCTGGCGTTCAGAACCGTCCGCATCGCTCGAAATAGGTCAATCGAGGCGTGTGGCTGCTCTCACGCGACGGTCGGTTCGGTTACGTGTGCGTCGCTGCGCATCCACTCCACGGTCGCCCGCAGCCCGGCCGCGAAATCCACGGGGGACACGTCGGGGAACAGGGTGCGCAGCTGACCCTGATCGGCCTGCGAGTGTGCCACGTCCCCGGGGCGAGGAGGCCGGTGCTCGATCCGCAGTCGCCTGCCGAGCAGATCCTCGAGGACGGCGACGACCTCTAGGAGGTCGCGGCGTGAACCGAAGGCGAGGTTGACCGGCCGGGGACTGGTGACCCGTCGACGGACCGCGTCGGCGATCACGTCGGCGACGTCGCCGACGAAGGTGAAGTCGCGTGTCTGTCGTCCGTCGCCGTTGACGGGCAGGGGCCTGTCCGCCAGAGCGGCGTCCACGAACGTCGGGACGACCGCGGCGTAGGCGTGTCCGGCCGGCTGGAAGGGCCCGAACACGTTGAAGAAGCGGAATGCCAGCACCGGGACGCCGAAGCTGTGGCCGTACGCCAGGGCGTAGGCTTCGCTGGCGAGCTTGCTGGCGGCGTACGGGCTCAGCGGGGCGGGTGCGAGTCGTTCGTGCTTCGGCAGGGTCGCCTCCGCCCCGTACACCGACGACGACGACGCCAGGACGGCGTGCGGGCAGCCCGCCCGCCGGACCGCTTCGAGCACCTCCACAGTGCCGGTCGCGTTCACGCGGTGGCTGGCCAGCGGGTCCTCCAGCGAGCGGGGGACCGACGGTCGTGCAGCCAGGTGGACCACCGCCGCGGCGCGTTGCAGTGCCGCGTCCAGCGTGGCGGGGTCGAGGATGGAGCCCTGGATCAACTGGCAGCGGTCCACGCCATGGAGGTTCGCCCGGGAGCCGGTCGACAGGTCATCAACCACAGTGACGAGGTCGGCGATCCCGGTGGCCAGGAGCGTCCGAACCACGTTCGCACCGATGAAACCGGCTCCGCCGGTCACCACGACTTTCACACCGGGCCCCTTCGGCTGCGTCGGGGGACCCTCAGTACGCACCGCGGCCGGACAGCACGGCCGGGACCGTCAGCAGCAGCAGCTTCAGGTCCAGGCCCAGCGACCAGTTGGCGATGTAGTCCAGATCCATGTCCACCCAGCTGGCGAAGTCGACGTCGGAGCGACCACTCACCTGCCAGGTGCACGTGATGCCGGGCTTGACTGCCAACCGATCCCGCTCCCGTGGCGTGTAGTGGGCGACCTCCCGCGGCAGGGGGGGACGCGGCCCCACCAGGCTCATATCGCCGCGCAGCACGTTGACCAGTTGGGGCAGCTCATCCAGGCTGCACTTGCGCAGGATGCGACCGACGGGCGTCACGCGAGGATCGTCGCGCATCTTGAACACCGGTCCGGTGCCCTGGTTGTGGTCCACCAACTGGGCCAGGCTTGCTTCCGCGTCGCGGTACATCGACCGGAATTTCCACATCGTGAACGGCCGCCCTCGTTCGCCGCAACGCTCCTGCCGGTACAGCGCACCGCCTCGGGATGTGACCAAGACAGCCAGCGCCACAACGGTGAGCACCGGGGCCAGCACAACGAGGAGCGTGAGACTGCCGAACACGTCGATGGTGCGCTTGGCCGCCAGTTGCCACCCGGACGCCCCAACTAGCCCTCTGGGCCCGAGAACCACGGTGGCGGCAGACGACCTGAGGGGGATCCCGTTCGGGAGTGCGGGGCGGCCCGGGGTGCCCAGAACGCCGACGGGCCGGTCGTCGAGCGTGATGATGAGCTCGGGGGCATCCGACACGGTCGCGAAGTCCTCCACGCGCCCTCCGGTCGTCTGCGGAACGTGTCGGGTCTGTTCCGTGCCGTGAGTACAGGACCCGCGGGCACTGGCAAATAGAGGCAGGTGTCCCACTTGGTCCCGACAGTGGGACAGGTGTCCCCGTTCGGTGCGGACGGTGGCCGCCGTGCGCGAGCGCTCAAGGTGCTTAGGTGCCCCTCCGATTACTGCACGTATGCATAGAGTCACACTGAGTTATGACCACCGCGGGGGAGATCACAGCATGGATGCCGACCGTCCGACCCGTCTCCGTCGTCGCCTTGCCGTGACCATCTTCGCTCTGGCGGCCGTCCTCGGGAGTACGGCGACCGGAAGTGCCGGCACGGCCGGTCAAGCGGGGGAGCAGCCGCCCCATCAGCGGATCCAAGGGGCCGATCGCTACGCCACGAGCGCTGCTGTGTCGAAATCCGGCTTCGAAGGCCCCCAGACGGTCGCTCTGCTTGCGCGTGGCGACGACTACCCGGACGCCTTGTCGTCAGCCGGGCTCGCCGGTGCGCTCGATGCCCCGATCCTGCTCACCGACCGCCAGGTGCTCCCGGAAGTGACTAGACGAGCATTGACAGAACTCGGCGTCGAGAAGGTGATCATCGTCGGTGGCGACACGGCCGTCGCTCCGACCCTGGCGCGAGTACTCGACGAGAGCTACGCGATCGAGCGGATCTCAGGATCCGATCGCTACGCGACCGCAGCAGCTGTCGCCCGCGCCTTGAAGCAGGCCAGCGGGGTCGGAGCACTTGAAGGACGGCGGACGGCTCTCATCGCGAGCGGGACCAACTTCCCCGACGCGCTAGCAGCGGCCTCTTTGTCGTTCGCACAGCGGCTTCCGGTTCTCCTCTCCGCCCGGGAGCACCTTCCCGCAGAGACCGCGCGTGCGCTCGTCGAGCTCGACATCGAACGCGCCGTGCTGCTCGGTGGGCCCGCAGCTGTAGCGGACAGGGTTCGCGCGGACATCGCCAAGCTGGGGATCGGAACCGAGCGGATCGGCGGTGCGGACAGGTTCGCGACCGCGGTGGAGCTGGCACGTCGCACGGTGAAGGTGGCGGGCCGGGCCGGATCGGTGGTGGTGGTGCGCGGTGACACGTTCCCGGACGCGCTCTCCGCCGGTCCGCTGGCAGGGAACGCGCTCGCGCCGATCGTCCTGAGCGCCGGCTCGCAGACGTTGGGTGACGCGACCGAGGTCTGGCTACGTGAGAGCTGTGCTTGGATCGCCACCGCCACGGTCATCGGAGGCCCCGCCGCCGTATCGGATGACGTGGTGGCGGCAGCCACGCGAGCGGGCACCTGTCCCTCGACGAACCTGTTGTCGGATCCGCAGCACGGTTTCGAGTCGGGTGTGGACGGCTGGAGCCCCCAGGGCAACTCCACGCTGCAGGCCGGCACCGTGGCGTCGACCGGCAGCGGGTCGCTGCGGGTCAATGTGGACCCGTCGGGGTCATGGCCCGACGACACCCTCACCGCCCGCGCCGGGACGGTCCCTGGCACCAACGGTGTGCCGATCACCGCCGGTCACACCTACCGGGGATGGTTCGACGTGACGCCGGCCAAGGACACCGCCCCCTCCCCGGTACGCTGCGAGTTGCGCTGGTACGACCCGGCCGGCCAGATCGTCTCGACCCACACGTCGGCGACGATGGTCGATGAGGTCGCCGGGCAGTGGATGACCCCGACCTGCGAGGCGACCGCACCGAGCGGTGCCGCGTACGCCGGCCTGCGGGTGTTCGTCGCTGAGGCCGACCAGGGCGAGGTCCACTACCTCGACAACGCCTGGCTGGTCGACCTCAAAGGATCCGGGAGCGGTCCCACCCCCGAACGGCCACCATCCGATGCGGCCAGCCCCTCTCCAGGTGGAGAGTGGCCCGATGCTGGTAGCACCGGTGTCCCATCTGGCGTGCCTCTCACAGCATCCGGGTCGATCACGGTCACCGAAGGAGGTGCCATCGTCGACGCTAAGGACGTCGTGGGCTGCATCAACATCGCCGCGCACAACGTCACTGTCCGACGCACCCGTGTGACCATGACGGCTGGCGGGGCTGGTTGCACGTACCCGATCCGGGTCATGTCTGGCTACGCCGGTGCGGTGATCGAAGACGTCGAGATCGATGGCACCAGCACGGTCGGGGTGGCGATCTGCTGTGAGGAGTTCACGGTTCGCCGAGCCAATATCCACCACTCTATGGACGGGATCCGCGTGAACGGCAACAACCTGGTGGAGGATTCGTACATCCACAGCCTCGTCGTTCGTGAGGGCAGCCACAACGACGGGATCCAGTCCACCGGCGGACGCAACATCATCATCCGCCATAACCACATCGACAACCGCAACCCCCAGACCTCTGCGATCCTGATCGCCCCGAGCATCCGCCCGCTCGTGAACGTCACCGTGGAGAACAACCTTCTCCGCGGCGGGGGCTACACCCTGTACTTCTTCGACCGATCGGGCACCGTACGCGGGAACCGCTTCGACCGGTCCCACCGGTACGGAGCCGTTCACAGCGATAGCTACGCTGGCGTCTGGTCCGACAACGCCTACCTCGACAAGACCCGACTGAACTGCCCCGCCTGCTGACCCCTACTGAACCACCAAGTTCGATCTCCGTTGTTGCTGTGGTTCATGCGGCCCTGGTGGGCCCGTCCGGTCGGTCGGCCGAGTTACCTGACCCTGACGACAGCGGCTGGTTGCCGCGACACACTGAGGAGTGGACAGGAGGTCGCCTCGTCGAGCGCCTGGCGCGTCCGACCATCTTGAGGGTCTTCCCACCCTCCTTCTTGGAACGTCGCTATCGGCGGACCGCGTCCGGTACGACAACGTAGCGCTGTAGCCCTCGCCGATGATCTGCTCACAGCGGCTCGATGTGGGCCGCCCCTTGTGGGCCATCTGACCGTTCACCGTCGGTGTCACCGAGCTCGGACGCTCGAGGGCCACTCCCTCGCCGTAGAGCGCGACCGCCGCCCTCCCGGCGGCACGGGACCCATCGAGGTTCGCCGCGGCGGTGGCGTGCCCGCCCGAGGCCGTCGGGACGAGCACGACCAACAGCCTCAGTCGGAACTCGGCCGTCTCGGGCGGAGGACCACGACCTCCGGTTCGACGCGAGCCGTGACAATGCGCCCCGGCTCGCTAGGATCAGTCCGGATTGGGGGCGCTTCCATCCTGGGCAAGGGGACGAACCGGTTGCTAGCGTCGTTGGAACAGATCCCTGAGTAGCGTGGGCCAAGCGCCGTGCGTGCCTGCTCGGAGACTCAAACAGCTCGGCGCGGCATCCCCAACGGAGTGGATTTGGCGCGTTTGTTCTTTACGACCATCGTGGTTGTCGGCGTCGTGGGCGGTCTGATCCCATGGGCTAGCGGAACTCCAGCCGGTTCCACTGGTTTCACCGACGTCCAGCAGAGAGATCCTGTCGAGACGCAACCAACCAGCGATAGCCTGCAAGGCGTTGCCGGGCCGACTCCGGGTCCGATGAGCCTCGACACCAACAGAGTTGTCGATGCACCGGCTAGGCGCCAAACCGCTCGTGCCGATGGGATGATCGGTGCTTTGGACTCAGCAGTCGCACGAGACGCCTACGGGGATCCGTCACCGTCGCGGTCGACTGCACGATCGCCGGGACCGGACCCCTCACGGGGACCAGTCAAGAGCAACGAAGCTCCCAACGGGAACCTGTTGTCGGATCCGCAGCACGGTTTCGAGTCGGGTGTGGACGGCTGGAGCCCCCAGGGCAACTCCACGCTGCAGGCCGGCACCGTGGCGTCGACCGGCAGCGGGTCGCTGCGGGTCAATGTGGACCCGTCGGGGTCATGGCCCGACGACACCCTCACCGCCCGCGCCGGGACGGTCCCTGGCACCAACGGTGTGCCGATCACCGCCGGTCACACCTACCGGGGATGGTTCGACGTGACGCCGGCCAAGGACACCGCCCCGTCCCCGGTACGCTGCGAGTTGCGCTGGTACGACCCGGCCGGCCAGATCGTCTCGACCCACACGTCGGCGACGATGGTCGATGAGGTCGCCGGGCAGTGGATGACCCCGACCTGCGAGGCGACCGCACCGAGCGGTGCCGCGTACGCCGGCCTGCGGGTGTTCGTCGCTGAGGCCGACCAGGGCGAGGTCCACTACCTCGACAACGCCTGGCTGGTCGACCTCAAAGGATCCGGGAGCGGTCCCACCCCCGAACGGCCACCATCCGATGCGGCCAGCCCCTCTCCAGGTGGAGAGTGGCCCGATGCTGGTAGCACCGGTGTCCCATCTGGCGTGCCTCTCACAGCATCCGGGTCGATCACGGTCACCGAAGGAGGTGCCATCGTCGACGCTAAGGACGTCGTGGGCTGCATCAACATCGCCGCGCACAACGTCACTGTCCGACGCACCCGTGTGACCATGACGGCTGGCGGGGCTGGTTGCACGTACCCGATCCGGGTCATGTCTGGCTACGCCGGTGCGGTGATCGAAGACGTCGAGATCGATGGCACCAGCACGGTCGGGGTGGCGATCTGCTGTGAGGAGTTCACGGTTCGCCGAGCCAATATCCACCACTCTATGGACGGGATCCGCGTGAACGGCAACAACCTGGTGGAGGATTCGTACATCCACAGCCTCGTCGTTCGTGAGGGCAGCCACAACGACGGGATCCAGTCCACCGGCGGACGCAACATCATCATCCGCCATAACCACATCGACAACCGCAACCCCCAGACCTCTGCGATCCTGATCGCCCCGAGCATCCGCCCGCTCGTGAACGTCACCGTGGAGAACAACCTTCTCCGCGGCGGGGGCTACACCCTGTACTTCTTCGACCGATCGGGCACCGTACGCGGGAACCGCTTCGACCGGTCCCACCGGTACGGAGCCGTTCACAGCGATAGCTACGCTGGCGTCTGGTCCGACAACGCCTACCTCGACAAGACCCGACTGAACTGCCCCGCCTGCTGACCNNNNNNNNNNCCGTACGCGGGAACCGCTTCGACCGGTCCCACCGGTACGGAGCCGTTCACAGCGATAGCTACGCTGGCGTCTGGTCCGACAACGCCTACCTCGACAAGACCCGACTGAACTGCCCCGCCTGCTGACCGTACGTTTCCTGCGTGATCCTCACAGCGAAGCACGTCCCGCACGGACGAGGACAATCGCCCCTTCCCGACCATCATGGGAGTGAGCACGATGGTGCTGGGTGGAGGAGCGATCGTCCCGGACGGGAATCGGCGTCCCTCTGGGCTGTTCAGGACGTGCGTCCTATGGGTGAGTCATGATCGTTGAGAGGTCGCACGTCTTCGTGCTCGGGGCAGCCAAGGCGGGCACGACTACCCTGCACCGGTTCCTCGACGCGCACGCCGACGTCTGCATGTCCGATCCCAAGGAGCCGGCCTTCTTCGAAGCTGAGTACGAGTCGGGAGTCGAGTTCTATTGGCGTAAGTACTACGCCCACCGGTGGCGTGGCGAGCCACTTGTCGGGGAGGCCCGGCACCGGAACCTCTATCTTCCCTACGTGCCGCGCCGGATCGCATCACGATATCCGCACGCAAAGCTATTGGTGATCCTGCGACATCCCGTCGATCGAGCCTGGTCGCATTGGTGGCAACGCTACGCACGCGGTCAGGAACAAGCAGGTTTCGATGACGCCATCGCGGCCGACATGGATCGCATTTCTAGCGGTATCCTCTTCGAGGAGCCCGATGGCCCGGCGATGTGGTGCCGGAGCCTGGATCCCGATAGCCGGGGCCGCATCAACGAGTACCGCACGTACGTCGATTCTGGCTACTACGCGGATCAGATCCTTCGGTACGTGGACCTGTTCGGTTGGGAGAGCCTGCACATCATCCTCTTGGACGACCTTCGAGCCGACCCACAGAAGACGCTTCGAGGAATATTCGATTGCCTCCGGCTCGCGCCGCCGAGCATCGATGTGTCAACGATCCACAACCATAGGATGCCGAACTACACCGACGGGGGGCGGCGCCTGCTCGGAGCCGTGAGAGCGACGCGAGTCCAGAAGCTCGCCCCGAAACGCGTTCGTGCCACTCTGCATCGTCGTTTCCTCCCCACTGCGCCCTGGCCGACCATGAACCAACGAACCCGGGCCGATCTCCTGAGGCACTTCGCGCCGCACAATCGCGCGCTCGGATCCTTGCTCCGTCGCGATCTCTCTCATTGGGCACAGTGACCAGCTCAACAGCGGAAGTGCGGCCCCATCGATGGCGGGGACTCGTCGCCATCACCCATCACGGGTCGAAGAACGCACCTCATTTGGCACGGATCCTCCGTGAGTACGCGACGATGCCCCTCGAGTTGGACATCGTCGTCTTCACGGACACGCCACGAGACCTTGGCGCGGATGTGGAGACGCAGGTTCACCGCTACCATCCAGACCCTCGAGCACTGGCCTTTCAGCACCGCAGACTCTTCGTCGAACGAGCGCACCTCTACGACTTGTTCGTGTACAGCGAAGACGACGTCCTCCTGACGGGGAAGAACATCGTCGCGTTCCTGGACGTGGCATCTTCGCTGCCGACTGATGAGGTGCCGGGCTTCCTCCGCTACGAGGTCTCCCCTAACGGTCATCGGTTCTATCCGGATATCCATTCGGGCTACCACTGGGATCCGGGATCGGTCTCGACGCACGGCGACCTGGTCTTCGCCACGCTGACGAACCCACACTCGGGATGTTACGTACTCACTCAAGCCCAGCTCCGGCAGTGCATACAGTCTGGCGGCTTCGACGTGGGGCCCCATCGCGGCCGAACCGACGTACTCGTAAGCGCGGCCACCGATCCTTACGTCAGATGCGGGCTCGAGAAGCGTCTGTGCATCACGCGTCTGCGAGAGTTCGAGGTGCATCACCTGTCGAACGCCTACGTGGGCCGCATGGGCGTCGACGAAGATGTCCTCGGTCACCAGCTCCGCGCCATCGGGCTGATCGCACGTGGCGACCTGTCATACCACCAGCTCTTGCCGCGCACTCCAACTCTGGAATCAGACTGGTGGGAAAAGGCCTACGACGAGCCGCTCTCGGACGAGACGTATGCGGCGATTCCATCGACTTCACAGGATGTCCTGCTGGTGGGGACGGGGTCCGGGCAGGGGGAACAGCGCCTCGTGACAAGTGGCCGTCGCGTCACGGGTATCCCTCTGGACGAGATCGTCGGGCAAGTGGGGGCCTCTCGAGGAGTGCGTCAGCTCGGATCCCACCCCGACGTGGCCCTCGACGCGCTGCAGGGTCATGGCGAGGTCTTCTCGACCATCCTCATCCTCAACCTCCTGCATCACCTAGAGGATCCAGTCACGTTGCTGCGTCGCCTGACCCCTGTGGTCGCTGCCGGCGGCGTGCTCGTCGTTGCGACACCGAATTATCGCTACTACCGGTTCCGTCGAGCGCTGGGGAGGCCCTCTCCTCCAGTCCCCGGATGGAGCGGTCAGCACCGAACCGGTGTCCACGACGCGGGTCCTCGTGCCGTAGAGATGTGGATGGTGGCGGCAGGATTCGTGCCGACAAGGCGGATCTACCAGTTCCGGGGACGGCCCCAAGGCTCACGTTTCTCGCGCTGGTTCGGGTCGCTGTTCTCTGCGGGCGCCGTCGTGTCGGCGCAACTTCCCACCCGGCCGGATCCAGCCCTCGCTCCGAGCGGGCGGCGTTGTTGAGCGCGTGGTGACGTCCGCTGGCAGATAGCCCAGCCTGGCAGACGGCCCGGTGATCCCAGTCATCGCATCGGGGTCACAAGGTCGTCGCGATCTCACGGACCACCTGTTCGCCAGCGCGCTCCCACGAGAAGTGTGTGCGCACCCGGCCCGCCTCCCGGCGCACGACGTCGTAGATCGAGTCGTCGGTCAGCACCGAAAGGATCTTAGCGACGAGTTCATCGACGCGATCGCTTCGCACCAGGCCACCGTTGTGGCCATCGCGGATCAGCTCCGGCATGGCAAAGTCGTCTCGCGCGACGCACGGGACACCGAAGGACAGCGCCTCGGCGAACGCAATCCCGAACCCCTCGAAGCGCGAGGGCATCACGAACAGGTCGTGTCGTTCCAACAGCCGCGCGACCTGTCGCGTGCTGACCGATCCAAGGAAATCGACGCCTTCTGGAACGTCCGCGTCTCCTGTCCACACCGCCGGTCCAGCAACCGTCAGCGTGATCTCCGGATCGTGATCGCGCCGTAGTTCGGCTAGCGCCGCAAGAACGAGGTCCCCACCCTTTCTTACGAAATCCCGGCCTACGAACAACAGCCGCTGTCTCCGCGACTTCGCCGGTCGATGGCTCCTCGGCAACGAGTGACCATGACTCGGAAGGTGTGTGCCGGGATGAAGGACTCGGACCTTGGAGGGATCCACGTCCGACCAACGTTCCAGCGCATCAGCGAACCAACGACTCATCGCGAAGATCAGTGAAGCCCGTTCGTAGATCATGCGTTGACGTTCACGTCGCCGAAGGATCGCCTCCCTGTTCAGGCCCGGGAACTGCAGAAGCTGTCCGTCGTAGAGTTGGAGGAGAGCGTCGTAACTCATGTCCTGGTAGAGCGCGAAAGGGCCGTCGACGACGGCGAGGTCGCCGATCTCCACCACCATGTCCAGCTTGTCATACCGATGCCGCGAGAGATCCCAAGCACAGTAGTGGTCCATCAACGTCGACTGCTTCCAGGTGGATACCCAACGCCCATCCGCACGTCGAGCGTGCGCCGCCTTCATGAGCCAGACGGGAACAGTGCGATACCGCACACCCAGGTCTACCACCTGGGCGCGATCCGCAAGCGCGTTGCGCAACGCCAGTGCCGTCCCCGACCAGGTTCGTTCAGGTTCGGGTTCCCATCGGGCGACGTACCCAAGCCGGAGACGACGTTCGCCCTCCATCATCGGTGCCATCCGTCCCGCGATGAATCAACCACGTGGAACACCTCGTGGCTACGGACTATGCAGCGAACGAACTCATCACCCAACGTCCACCATCCGGGTCCGTCGACGACCGGGTTGCGTTGACTCCTGTAACGCCCGACCGTTCTCCGAACACGACACGTGCCCCCGCCACTCACCCGGCCTCACCCCCCTCCTCGCTACGAAGCGGATCGCACGAAGCGCTCATCCATGATGGGCAGGGATGAACCGCGCCGCGATAGTACAGGCGTCGTCTGTGGATCCGCTTGACGGTCCCGAGGATCGAGCGCACTTTCTCTCGCAGCGTCAGCCGCAGCCAGAACCTGAACGACGGTAGATTCCGATATGTCGGGGCAGCCAATCCTAGCGTCCGCAGAGTGGCGATCCGGCCCCACACAGCTCCACGGTTCCTCAGGAGATTCGGCTGAGAAGCGGGTAGGACATCGGGGTCGACCCTTAACAAGCGAACTACTCCTGAGCCGAGCGCAGACTCCAGGAACGCGCGTCCACGCTCACTCCTCACAACAACAAGCGAGCGTCCCGATTCACCTTCGCGTACGGGCCGATACCAAGGA
This Actinomycetota bacterium DNA region includes the following protein-coding sequences:
- a CDS encoding response regulator transcription factor, producing MSPATTVLVTHEHLLMRECLADTLAAEPDLTVVAATGDGRHAVLDAQRTAPDIVVLRPSLPRLSAVAACEQIKRTVDGTHVLVLADREEPALLLEAVEAGADGYVTFGGGIDKLVSAMRRIHRGETVVPPLLLGSLLRDLIVRRRAAHRSLQRFIDLTGREKEVLGLLVAGCDRDTIAAEMGISPETSRTHIQNLIGKLGVHSRLEATALAVTSGWTELLPTPAGTCR
- a CDS encoding exopolysaccharide biosynthesis polyprenyl glycosylphosphotransferase, encoding MTLCIRAVIGGAPKHLERSRTAATVRTERGHLSHCRDQVGHLPLFASARGSCTHGTEQTRHVPQTTGGRVEDFATVSDAPELIITLDDRPVGVLGTPGRPALPNGIPLRSSAATVVLGPRGLVGASGWQLAAKRTIDVFGSLTLLVVLAPVLTVVALAVLVTSRGGALYRQERCGERGRPFTMWKFRSMYRDAEASLAQLVDHNQGTGPVFKMRDDPRVTPVGRILRKCSLDELPQLVNVLRGDMSLVGPRPPLPREVAHYTPRERDRLAVKPGITCTWQVSGRSDVDFASWVDMDLDYIANWSLGLDLKLLLLTVPAVLSGRGAY
- a CDS encoding cell wall-binding repeat-containing protein, with amino-acid sequence MDADRPTRLRRRLAVTIFALAAVLGSTATGSAGTAGQAGEQPPHQRIQGADRYATSAAVSKSGFEGPQTVALLARGDDYPDALSSAGLAGALDAPILLTDRQVLPEVTRRALTELGVEKVIIVGGDTAVAPTLARVLDESYAIERISGSDRYATAAAVARALKQASGVGALEGRRTALIASGTNFPDALAAASLSFAQRLPVLLSAREHLPAETARALVELDIERAVLLGGPAAVADRVRADIAKLGIGTERIGGADRFATAVELARRTVKVAGRAGSVVVVRGDTFPDALSAGPLAGNALAPIVLSAGSQTLGDATEVWLRESCAWIATATVIGGPAAVSDDVVAAATRAGTCPSTNLLSDPQHGFESGVDGWSPQGNSTLQAGTVASTGSGSLRVNVDPSGSWPDDTLTARAGTVPGTNGVPITAGHTYRGWFDVTPAKDTAPSPVRCELRWYDPAGQIVSTHTSATMVDEVAGQWMTPTCEATAPSGAAYAGLRVFVAEADQGEVHYLDNAWLVDLKGSGSGPTPERPPSDAASPSPGGEWPDAGSTGVPSGVPLTASGSITVTEGGAIVDAKDVVGCINIAAHNVTVRRTRVTMTAGGAGCTYPIRVMSGYAGAVIEDVEIDGTSTVGVAICCEEFTVRRANIHHSMDGIRVNGNNLVEDSYIHSLVVREGSHNDGIQSTGGRNIIIRHNHIDNRNPQTSAILIAPSIRPLVNVTVENNLLRGGGYTLYFFDRSGTVRGNRFDRSHRYGAVHSDSYAGVWSDNAYLDKTRLNCPAC
- a CDS encoding right-handed parallel beta-helix repeat-containing protein, producing MSDPQHGFESGVDGWSPQGNSTLQAGTVASTGSGSLRVNVDPSGSWPDDTLTARAGTVPGTNGVPITAGHTYRGWFDVTPAKDTAPSPVRCELRWYDPAGQIVSTHTSATMVDEVAGQWMTPTCEATAPSGAAYAGLRVFVAEADQGEVHYLDNAWLVDLKGSGSGPTPERPPSDAASPSPGGEWPDAGSTGVPSGVPLTASGSITVTEGGAIVDAKDVVGCINIAAHNVTVRRTRVTMTAGGAGCTYPIRVMSGYAGAVIEDVEIDGTSTVGVAICCEEFTVRRANIHHSMDGIRVNGNNLVEDSYIHSLVVREGSHNDGIQSTGGRNIIIRHNHIDNRNPQTSAILIAPSIRPLVNVTVENNLLRGGGYTLYFFDRSGTVRGNRFDRSHRYGAVHSDSYAGVWSDNAYLDKTRLNCPAC
- a CDS encoding NAD-dependent epimerase/dehydratase family protein encodes the protein MKVVVTGGAGFIGANVVRTLLATGIADLVTVVDDLSTGSRANLHGVDRCQLIQGSILDPATLDAALQRAAAVVHLAARPSVPRSLEDPLASHRVNATGTVEVLEAVRRAGCPHAVLASSSSVYGAEATLPKHERLAPAPLSPYAASKLASEAYALAYGHSFGVPVLAFRFFNVFGPFQPAGHAYAAVVPTFVDAALADRPLPVNGDGRQTRDFTFVGDVADVIADAVRRRVTSPRPVNLAFGSRRDLLEVVAVLEDLLGRRLRIEHRPPRPGDVAHSQADQGQLRTLFPDVSPVDFAAGLRATVEWMRSDAHVTEPTVA
- a CDS encoding response regulator transcription factor, with protein sequence MTPGRRSTAAPLAAKGDPDPQAATRPVMVAVAQPLTRGTLVAALRSRGFRVIAGPSDPARVADEVQGQAVGTIIIDHSVDVAELRSRLPDVRLLLLDTSEGHHAQANADRAERLAPYVSLDDLAAVLNGERTAAQAAARRLRPAGTTEASPPPTSELTPRELEVLRELMSGVTAAGIAMRLGISRHTVRTHLQNIFGKLGVHTRLEAVAVALQAGLRPAPGAVADAGNGERQ